A single window of Nicotiana tomentosiformis chromosome 1, ASM39032v3, whole genome shotgun sequence DNA harbors:
- the LOC104117153 gene encoding protein trichome birefringence-like 41: MGKAIIEEFSFLLLIAVVGLAVFGTSKANAEIKSCDLFEGSWIFDNSYPLYNSTACPFIRKEFNCIKFGRSNLEYLKYKWQPTGCALPRFDGKDFLTRFKGKKIMYVGDSLSLNNFESLLCLLNAAVPDAKFNQEIYKENVTVTFLDYGVQVVLFHSNLLVDIEIEPMGRVLKLDSIKNGQIWKEFDLLIFNTWLWYSTRGPQQPWDFIEVGGKISKDMDRVEAFRAGLNTWAKWVETDVDTNKTKVSFQGASPAHYHGSDWGEPNVNNCLNETTPVNGSTYPSGLPVAVEIVKEVLSNISKPVFLLDITKLSQLRKDGHPSKYNAFKGMDCTHWCLAGVPDTWNQIFYGSLI, from the exons ATGGGCAAAGCAATTATTGAGGAGTttagttttcttcttcttattgCTGTTGTGGGTTTAGCAGTATTTGGCACATCAAAAGCGAATGCAGAAATAAAGAGTTgtgatttatttgaaggaagttgGATATTTGATAATTCATATCCATTGTATAATTCAACAGCATGTCCATTCATAAGGAAGGAATTTAACTGCATCAAATTTGGCAGAAGTAATCTTGAATACCTTAAATATAAATGGCAGCCCACTGGTTGTGCCTTGCCCAG ATTTGATGGCAAAGATTTTTTGACAAGATTTAAGGGAAAGAAGATTATGTATGTTGGGGATTCTTTGAGTCTTAATAATTTTGAATCCCTTCTCTGCTTACTTAATGCTGCAGTCCCAGATGCAAAATTCAATCAAGAGATATATAAGGAAAATGTCACTGTTACATTTCTG GATTATGGAGTTCAAGTCGTATTATTTCATTCGAACCTTTTAGTAGACATTGAAATTGAGCCTATGGGACGAGTGTTGAAACTCGACTCAATTAAAAACGGACAAATTTGGAAGGAATTTGACTTGTTGATTTTCAATACTTGGCTTTGGTATTCAACACGAGGACCCCAACAACC GTGGGATTTTATTGAAGTTGGTGGCAAAATATCGAAAGATATGGACCGGGTAGAAGCTTTCCGGGCTGGACTAAATACATGGGCCAAATGGGTTGAAACAGATGTGGATACAAACAAAACCAAAGTTTCCTTTCAAGGAGCATCTCCAGCCCATTACCA TGGATCGGATTGGGGTGAACCTAATGTGAACAATTGCTTGAACGAAACAACTCCAGTAAATGGATCAACATACCCAAGTGGCTTACCTGTTGCTGTAGAAATAGTGAAAGAAGTGTTGAGTAATATTTCAAAACCAGTATTTTTACTTGACATAACAAAACTCTCACAACTGAGAAAAGATGGGCATCCTAGCAAATACAATGCTTTTAAAGGCATGGATTGTACTCATTGGTGCCTTGCTGGAGTTCCTGATACTTGGAATCAGATTTTTTATGGATCTCTTATTTAA
- the LOC104117149 gene encoding protein trichome birefringence-like 41 translates to MAKGVNSTLVYILGALFMVSFVFVFEAMLTIFSTFYLDAFAKKLVQIERNTKGISKHEQSEIRNCNLFEGSWVLDDYLDPLYNTTTCPFIRKTFDCTKRPDRQYLKYIWQPTACNLPRFDGRDFLKRFNGKQIMFIGDSLSLNNYDSFLCLLYVSVPGINYKTKLTNQSVTVIFEDYNVSATLFNSLYLVDVEEEHIGKVLKLNSIKNGEIWKQADVLIFNTWLWWARRKPRQPWDYIEDGGKVVKDMNRMVAFRRGLNTWVKWVETEVDLTKTKVFYQGEAASHHYGEDWGEPGVKGCLNQTTPVAGSIYPGGLPLPAKIVKEVLKNKSKSIFLLDITILTHLRKDGHPGNYNGYGGVDCTHFCLSGVPDTWNQLFYVSLLHLTS, encoded by the exons ATGGCTAAAGGTGTGAATAGTACTTTAGTATATATTCTTGGTGCCTTGTTTATGGTGAGTTTTGTGTTTGTTTTCGAAGCCATGTTGACAATATTCTCAACGTTTTATCTGGATGCATTTGCCAAGAAGTTAGTTCAAATTGAAAGAAATACAAAAGGAATATCAAAACACGAACAATCAGAAATTAGAAATTGCAACTTGTTTGAAGGGAGTTGGGTGTTAGATGATTATCTTGATCCTTTATATAACACGACTACTTGTCCATTTATTCGAAAGACATTTGATTGTACCAAGCGCCCTGATCGTCAATATCTGAAGTATATATGGCAACCTACTGCTTGTAATTTACCAAG GTTTGATGGTAGAGATTTTTTGAAGAGATTCAACGGGAAGCAGATCATGTTTATTGGGGATTCTCTAAGTCTAAATAATTATGACTCATTTTTATGCTTACTCTATGTTTCAGTGCCTGGAATAAATTATAAGACTAAGTTAACCAACCAAAGCGTTACTGTaatttttgag GATTACAACGTTTCAGCCACATTATTCAACTCATTATACCTAGTAGACGTTGAAGAGGAACATATTGGAAAAGTATTAAAACTCAATTCCATTAAAAATGGAGAGATTTGGAAGCAAGCTGATGTTTTGATCTTCAATACTTGGCTTTGGTGGGCGAGAAGAAAGCCAAGACAACC GTGGGATTATATTGAGGATGGTGGCAAGGTAGTGAAGGATATGAATCGTATGGTTGCATTTCGGAGAGGTTTAAACACATGGGTCAAATGGGTTGAGACAGAAGTGGACCTGACCAAAACCAAAGTTTTCTACCAAGGGGAAGCTGCTTCTCATCACTA CGGAGAAGATTGGGGTGAGCCAGGAGTGAAGGGTTGTTTAAATCAAACAACACCGGTAGCTGGATCAATATACCCAGGTGGTTTGCCATTACCTGCAAAAATAGTGAAAGAAGTATTGAAGAATAAGTCAAAGTCAATATTTCTGCTGGATATTACAATACTAACCCATTTAAGAAAAGATGGACATCCAGGCAATTACAATGGCTACGGAGGCGTTGATTGTACACATTTTTGCCTTTCTGGAGTCCCTGATACTTGGAACCAACTCTTTTATGTTTCTCTTCTCCATTTAACGTCTTAG
- the LOC104084824 gene encoding protein trichome birefringence-like 41, whose protein sequence is MGKVVERFGFVPIFVGIIASFCLLEANAEVVTNSTKKKSCDLFEGSWIFDNSYPLYNSTACPFIRKEFDCIKFGKPNLEYLKYRWQPKGCVLPRFDGKNFLRRFRGKKIMYIGDSLSLNNFESLLCLLHAAVPNSKFKQEIKKQTVTVTFEDYGVEVILFHSNYLVDIEVQPNVGRVLKLNSMKYGRIWKNADVLIFNTWLWYPRSDSKQPWDFVENNGRISKDMDRVAAFRVGLNTWAKWVDTDVDTKKTKVFFQGVAAMHYHGSEWGEPKVKNCFNETTPVKGSTYPSGLPIPVNIVKQVLRKMSKPVYLLDITKLTQLRKDGHPSIYNGLHGFDCTHWCIGGVPDTWNQILYASLLPNSPKHSM, encoded by the exons ATGGGAAAAGTAGTTGAGAGATTTGGGTTTGTTCCTATTTTTGTGGGTATAATAGCAAGCTTTTGTTTATTAGAAGCAAATGCTGAAGTAGTCACCAACAGTACAAAAAAGAAGAGTTgtgatttatttgaaggaagttgGATATTTGATAATTCCTATCCTTTGTATAATTCAACAGCTTGTCCATTCATAAGGAAGGAATTTGACTGCATCAAATTTGGCAAACCTAATCTTGAATACCTTAAATATAGATGGCAGCCCAAGGGCTGTGTCTTGCCCAG ATTTGATGGTAAAAACTTCTTGAGAAGATTCAGAGGAAAGAAGATAATGTATATCGGGGATTCTTTAAGTCTAAACAACTTTGAATCACTTCTGTGCTTGCTTCATGCTGCAGTCCCGAACTCCAAATTCAAGCAAGAGATTAAAAAACAAACTGTTACCGTCACATTTGAG GATTATGGAGTTGAAGTCATACTATTTCATTCAAATTACTTGGTAGATATTGAAGTGCAACCCAATGTTGGACGAGTATTAAAACTCAATTCAATGAAATATGGACGAATTTGGAAAAATGCTGACGTCTTGATCTTCAATACTTGGCTTTGGTATCCACGATCCGATTCTAAACAACC ATGGGATTTTGTTGAAAATAATGGGAGGATATCGAAAGACATGGACCGAGTTGCAGCTTTTCGTGTAGGTCTAAATACATGGGCTAAATGGGTTGATACAGATGTTGATACAAAGAAAACCAAAGTTTTTTTCCAAGGAGTGGCTGCCATGCATTACCA tGGATCTGAATGGGGTGAGCCAAAAGTGAAGAATTGTTTCAACGAAACAACACCAGTAAAAGGATCAACATATCCAAGTGGCTTACCAATTCCTGTAAATATAGTGAAACAAGTTCTAAGGAAGATGTCAAAGCCAGTATATTTACTTGATATAACTAAACTTACACAGCTAAGAAAAGATGGGCATCCCAGTATATACAATGGTTTACATGGATTTGATTGTACACATTGGTGCATTGGTGGAGTTCCTGATACTTGGAATCAAATTCTATATGCATCTCTCCTCCCCAATTCTCCCAAACACTCTATGTAA
- the LOC104117151 gene encoding uncharacterized protein, with protein sequence MVQRKVPNKLDIKADHIKANKQTMNLKPSLPISPKHDIKNRGADLKIKMMKKSGKTKLSEYEICHSPKFRRHVPQPGKPPPLVHPTTNSSTPKKSTPNYMKSTSSSVARKEQSQVSSRSPQTYSQSSSRKNSNNSKLGSASSVNKPTRSLARTSSLKLVRTTLTKTPSFKPVRVSAKKSCSPAVVLCENFHVERATCSSTLKEAKFPSYLELSPGATESDGTSVFKVCPYTYCSLNGHHHPPLPPLKCFLSAKRRALKTQRNFKLGCLSPRRANPHGLGLNANVPKQIVNPTEVAPVTNEDDDRDFFVEIYNKEREEMADTISKNTNSADDLVTSNEGSEVAADDTEGNLDQKREDISAEINILGFSLAENLNEGATEETDCESLSMHSELDIEESEASDMDWDVEKYYAYSEGETGSISNDIEPITLVDDSVGSDEFMAKSSILEETLDNGSIISGISYDYDDSRSACSHTVFDIDECVEASEDTSNNSLDATFFLEGEIAEKPEDERSPCLADSEAATMDYQVEVAVTFCLEEEISASCEDYTTLQDDCATALMGYQELNVCNFNEVQDETCKDNQKSSDENIAVKMEDVGTKTDCCEQGNENDRGSNDKQLVVDADPKRTENASGVEADSTAEACEEKLNQIKDAPRFKDKKTHKYDSSVELSESYTNLRGIARRIDIEEPGESKEFNPRAPNFLPVEPDPEAEKVDLKHQMMDDRKNAEDWMVDFALRRAVDKLAPARKRKVALLVEAFETVMPTSKWEPHLRRSAAGFAHSRPIQACR encoded by the coding sequence GGTGCAAAGAAAGGTTCCAAATAAGCTTGATATCAAAGCTGATCATATTAAAGCCAACAAGCAAACGATGAACCTCAAACCATCTTTACCAATATCACCAAAACATGATATCAAAAACAGAGGAGCTGACCTCAAGataaagatgatgaagaaatcagGCAAAACCAAGCTCTCAGAATATGAAATCTGTCACTCACCCAAATTTAGAAGGCATGTTCCTCAGCCAGGAAAGCCACCACCTCTTGTTCATCCCACTACTAATTCTTCAACACCAAAGAAGTCCACTCCAAATTATATGAAGTCCACCAGCAGTTCTGTTGCAAGGAAAGAGCAGTCTCAGGTTAGTTCAAGGAGCCCTCAAACTTACTCTCAAAGTTCTAGCAGAAAGAATTCCAATAACTCAAAGTTAGGCTCAGCTTCTTCTGTTAATAAACCAACAAGAAGTTTAGCTAGAACTTCTAGTTTGAAACTAGTGAGGACAACACTGACAAAAACTCCTAGTTTTAAACCAGTAAGAGTTTCGGCCAAGAAATCATGTTCCCCAGCAGTAGTTCTGTGTGAAAACTTCCATGTTGAAAGAGCAACATGTTCATCAACTTTGAAAGAAGCTAAGTTTCCTTCATACCTTGAACTTAGTCCCGGAGCAACAGAATCAGATGGAACTTCTGTTTTTAAGGTCTGCCCCTACACATATTGCTCTCTTAATGGCCATCATCACCCTCCTTTGCCTCCATTAAAGTGTTTCTTGTCAGCTAAAAGGCGTGCATTAAAGACTCAGAGAAACTTCAAGTTGGGATGCCTATCTCCACGTCGAGCTAATCCCCATGGATTAGGCTTGAATGCTAATGTACCAAAACAAATAGTGAATCCTACAGAGGTAGCTCCTGTGACAAATGAAGACGACGACAGAGATTTTTTTGTCGAAATTTATAACAAAGAAAGGGAAGAGATGGCTGATACCATTAGCAAAAACACAAACTCGGCAGATGATCTAGTAACTTCGAATGAAGGCAGTGAAGTGGCAGCAGATGATACAGAGGGCAATCTTGATCAAAAGAGAGAAGATATTTCAGCAGAAATTAACATCCTTGGCTTCTCTCTTGCAGAGAATCTAAATGAAGGTGCTACTGAAGAAACAGATTGTGAATCCTTGAGTATGCACAGTGAATTAGATATAGAAGAGTCTGAAGCTTCCGATATGGACTGGGATGTAGAGAAGTACTATGCATACAGCGAAGGCGAAACAGGTTCAATCTCAAATGATATAGAGCCCATCACACTGGTTGATGATTCAGTTGGCAGCGACGAGTTCATGGCAAAGTCATCTATTCTGGAAGAGACCTTGGATAATGGAAGTATCATCTCTGGAATAAGTTATGATTATGATGACTCACGATCTGCCTGTTCACATACAGTATTTGACATTGATGAGTGCGTTGAAGCGTCTGAGGACACTTCAAATAACTCTCTGGATGCCACTTTCTTTCTGGAAGGTGAAATAGCTGAGAAGCCAGAAGATGAGCGCAGTCCCTGTCTAGCAGACAGCGAGGCAGCAACAATGGATTATCAGGTTGAGGTTGCTGTTACCTTCTGTCTAGAAGAAGAAATTTCAGCTTCTTGCGAGGACTATACAACTCTTCAAGATGATTGTGCAACTGCACTTATGGGGTATCAAGAGCTAAATGTTTGCAATTTCAATGAAGTACAAGATGAAACATGCAAGGACAATCAAAAAAGTTCTGATGAAAACATTGCTGTCAAGATGGAAGATGTGGGAACAAAAACAGATTGTTGTGAACAAGGAAATGAAAATGATCGTGGCAGTAATGATAAACAATTGGTAGTGGATGCAGATCCCAAGAGAACTGAAAACGCTTCTGGTGTCGAAGCGGATTCAACAGCTGAGGCATGTGAGGAAAAGCTGAACCAAATCAAAGATGCACCAAGATTTAAAGATAAGAAGACACATAAATATGATTCGAGTGTAGAACTGTCTGAGAGCTACACAAACCTGAGAGGCATAGCCAGGCGCATTGACATTGAGGAGCCAGGGGAATCAAAAGAATTCAATCCACGAGCACCAAATTTCCTGCCAGTGGAGCCAGATCCAGAAGCAGAGAAAGTTGATCTCAAGCATCAGATGATGGATGACAGGAAAAATGCAGAGGACTGGATGGTTGATTTTGCACTCCGACGAGCAGTGGACAAACTTGCACCAGCTCGCAAGAGAAAGGTAGCATTGCTCGTGGAAGCTTTTGAAACAGTCATGCCAACATCTAAATGGGAACCTCACCTCAGGCGCAGCGCAGCAGGATTTGCACATTCTAGGCCAATTCAAGCTTGTCGCTGA
- the LOC104117150 gene encoding protein YAE1-like, which translates to MDSSIKHELYSDIFDMSNLQSSLRSTTDTGNNDSHDSDWDDVWNDDGDLCHDSTDKLDKTSEMDREWQRRHDQFHTIGYRDGLMAGKETSAQEGFNIGFRDSVYVGYNWGLVRGITSAFASLPDGLKERMVDTKEIQNKFQHLHESVQSLSTTEVLKVFHDYLSKKSEESGKDDKSSSCLADANDLSPDDYLLDHYQKELQSLIDESGLKLHLDTKQ; encoded by the exons ATGGATAGCAGTATAAAGCATGAACTCTACTCTGACATTTTTGATATGTCAAATCTTCAATCAAGTCTTAGGTCGACTACCGATACCGGAAACAATGATTCACATG ACAGCGATTGGGACGACGTGTGGAATGATGATGGAGATTTGTGTCATGATTCTACTGATAAATTGGATAAAACATCTGAAATGGACAGGGAATGGCAGAGGCGGCATGACCAATTCCATACT ATTGGATACCGTGATGGTCTTATGGCAGGGAAAGAAACTTCAGCACAAGAGGGATTTAACATCGGTTTTAGGGACTCTGTATATGTTGGATACAACTGGGGTCTTGTCAGAGGTATCACTAG TGCTTTTGCCTCTCTTCCTGATGGCTTGAAAGAAAGAATGGTTGATACTAAGGAAATCCAGAATAAGTTCCAACACTTACACGAGTCTGTGCAATCTCTTTCAACAACGGAAGTGCTTAAGGTGTTCCATGATTATCTGTCAAAGAAATCGGAAGAGAGTGGTAAAGATGATAAATCCAGCTCCTGCTTGGCCGATGCCAATGACCTCAGTCCCGATGACTATCTTCTGGACCATTACCAGAAAGAGCTACAATCACTTATTGATGAATCAGGGCTCAAATTGCACTTAGACACAAAGCAATAG